One region of Phaeocystidibacter marisrubri genomic DNA includes:
- a CDS encoding class I SAM-dependent methyltransferase: protein MLKKSILNSLAKWKAKLKPDPYSGQDTKQRFETIFAQNDWKDAESISGPGSNSEQTKEVISTVENVIETYGISSLLDVPCGDFGWMSKVDLKGARYTGGDIVDELIETNKVRYADRKEVQFEAIDLITDTLPKADLLLVRDCLVHLHSDLIHSALNNIKRSGIRYVLMTTFTERKYNTDIHTGDWRPLNLQIEPFNLPPPLAIFNENCTENNGAYRDKCLALWDVKTL from the coding sequence ATGTTGAAGAAGAGCATCCTAAATTCTCTTGCCAAATGGAAAGCGAAATTGAAGCCCGACCCCTATTCAGGTCAGGATACCAAACAGCGCTTTGAAACCATCTTCGCTCAAAATGATTGGAAAGATGCTGAAAGCATTTCAGGTCCTGGCTCTAATTCAGAACAGACGAAAGAGGTCATTTCTACGGTTGAAAATGTCATTGAAACCTATGGCATTTCTTCGCTCCTAGATGTGCCCTGTGGTGATTTTGGCTGGATGAGCAAAGTCGATCTCAAAGGCGCCCGCTACACTGGAGGCGACATTGTTGATGAACTCATTGAGACCAATAAAGTTCGATATGCCGATCGAAAAGAGGTGCAGTTTGAAGCTATTGACCTCATTACTGATACGTTGCCCAAAGCGGACTTGCTTTTGGTTCGCGATTGTTTGGTGCATCTCCATTCCGATTTAATTCACTCGGCACTCAACAACATTAAACGTTCTGGCATTCGCTATGTATTGATGACGACCTTCACTGAACGGAAATACAATACCGATATTCACACTGGCGATTGGCGTCCTCTCAACCTTCAAATCGAACCGTTTAACCTCCCTCCTCCTCTTGCGATTTTCAATGAAAACTGCACGGAAAACAACGGAGCTTACCGCGATAAGTGCCTTGCGTTATGGGATGTAAAAACACTTTGA
- the cls gene encoding cardiolipin synthase, producing MTWDSLLVLGYYLFVTTVAIGILMENRNPMKTMGFIMVLYLIPIGGLIIYFLFGQNHRKRKLFSRKGIRDNEHIRTWELENISQVKSAEEVTKHFLQDKWKVVNSLFNSDRAVLTTQNTWRLLRNGEETFGALLEAIEQAEHHIHIEYYIVEDDGVGRQFRDALIEKAKSGVEVRFIYDDVGSMSLKRRFLRPMREAGIEVKPFMPVLFPLLTSRANYRDHRKVVIVDGKVGFTGGVNLSSRYTNVKSEGRYWRDTHLRLEGDAVKSLQMHFLLMWRFVNESAPQVSPDYFPDIEVDEITLVQVAASGPDSDWANILSAIFTAINTAQREILITTPYFIPNDEILFALQTAALSGIQVKIILPKKSDSRLVQAAMMSYVKEMLEAGVKVYLYEKGFIHAKTMVVDESLCTVGTSNMDYRSFDINFEINAFVYDNEMAKALKSDFKKDLESCSEITLERWDKRVLRRRVSESFARLVAPLL from the coding sequence ATGACATGGGACTCTCTTTTGGTACTGGGCTATTATCTCTTCGTCACAACGGTTGCCATTGGGATTTTGATGGAGAACCGAAACCCGATGAAGACAATGGGTTTCATTATGGTGCTGTATCTCATTCCGATAGGAGGATTGATTATTTACTTTCTATTCGGACAGAACCATCGCAAGCGAAAGCTCTTTTCGAGAAAGGGCATCCGAGACAATGAACACATTCGAACGTGGGAACTTGAGAATATCTCGCAGGTCAAGTCGGCCGAAGAGGTGACCAAGCATTTTCTACAAGACAAATGGAAGGTGGTGAATTCACTTTTTAACAGTGATAGAGCTGTTTTGACAACCCAAAACACATGGAGGTTACTGCGTAATGGCGAAGAGACTTTTGGGGCACTACTGGAAGCTATTGAACAGGCTGAACATCACATTCACATTGAGTATTACATTGTAGAAGACGATGGGGTTGGACGTCAATTTCGCGATGCTCTGATCGAAAAGGCCAAGTCTGGTGTAGAGGTTCGTTTCATCTACGACGATGTGGGAAGTATGAGTCTCAAACGACGGTTTTTGCGCCCCATGCGTGAAGCGGGAATTGAAGTGAAGCCCTTTATGCCTGTACTTTTTCCACTGCTCACCTCAAGAGCAAATTACCGCGATCACCGAAAGGTGGTGATAGTGGATGGTAAAGTGGGGTTTACTGGGGGAGTGAATTTGTCTTCTCGTTACACCAATGTGAAATCGGAGGGACGCTATTGGCGTGATACCCATCTTCGATTGGAAGGAGATGCAGTGAAATCACTACAAATGCACTTTTTGCTGATGTGGCGTTTTGTGAATGAAAGTGCGCCACAGGTTTCTCCTGATTACTTCCCAGATATTGAGGTGGATGAAATTACTCTCGTTCAAGTTGCCGCTTCTGGACCCGATTCGGATTGGGCCAATATTCTCTCGGCGATATTCACGGCCATCAATACGGCCCAGAGGGAAATCCTCATTACTACGCCGTATTTTATTCCCAATGATGAAATACTCTTTGCCTTGCAAACTGCTGCATTAAGTGGTATTCAAGTAAAAATCATCCTTCCAAAGAAATCGGATTCACGTCTGGTTCAAGCGGCAATGATGAGTTATGTGAAGGAAATGCTCGAAGCAGGTGTGAAGGTATATCTGTATGAGAAGGGATTCATCCACGCCAAAACGATGGTTGTTGATGAAAGTTTGTGCACGGTGGGCACATCGAACATGGACTATCGCTCGTTCGATATCAACTTTGAGATCAACGCTTTTGTGTACGATAACGAAATGGCCAAAGCGCTCAAATCAGACTTCAAGAAAGACCTGGAGTCGTGTTCAGAAATCACTTTGGAACGTTGGGATAAAAGGGTCTTGCGAAGACGGGTTAGCGAGAGTTTTGCTCGCTTGGTAGCTCCCCTGCTTTAG
- a CDS encoding patatin-like phospholipase family protein, with protein sequence MKRACLIFSLLFSICTFAQDRPKIGIVLSGGGAKGFAHIGVLEVLDSLGIPVDAIGGTSMGSIIGGLYAIGHTPEDLSQIATTTEWDFVTNPRPERKYLAPYEKNSDERYVLTLDVTEEGLQIPGGLNPGERILNILSRETIGYHDPLDFRKDLPIPFVCVATELNTGREKVMYEGILPLCLRSSMSIPSLFSPFYYDDTYLIDGGTVNNFPADHLRELGVDILIGVDVQTTFKDSIADPTFLKVLEKTGMYMNAFTTKERESLCDLILNPDMNDFGVTTFDKAAEIIESGRRVARANMDELLRIRELLGGPQPRTVRRRLPPNRIRIDEIRVKGLANASRRNVIGNLGFSEGDTVSFDDIEQGMLKIHGTNQFSLANYLTYPFNGKTVLEVRVLEKPSGVKARVGIRYDSDFESAALLNLTSRNEIFTGSYMSLDLGISANPRANIVVMKDNGVLPGLGGDFRYWNYQSDFHYGGVNFGEMRTEDIRARLFLTSSIAKSTAIKLGVAYHNTSQYSDGAFIQSIFGEVRLRSENVELFLNSEIDIRNRNTYATKGILMELNVMFIGSLNELYGGLPFSTDINFESNIPLSKDWTFRSNLYGLVNIGSSEITPPYIVNYGGVGKNYINNNVPLYGYSFAYGNFGYATSTFDPVYGLNSAMVGFELQYEIFKNNFVLGGINGAAIIDDIYTPFDKQSSLLLTGFKFEYGINTFIGPISAILHKSFESSGMMAYLNIGYWF encoded by the coding sequence AAAGGGCATGTCTCATCTTCTCTCTGCTATTTTCAATTTGCACATTTGCTCAAGATCGTCCCAAAATAGGCATTGTACTGTCGGGTGGAGGGGCCAAGGGCTTTGCACACATTGGCGTTCTTGAAGTGCTAGATTCTTTAGGCATCCCCGTTGACGCTATTGGCGGAACCAGTATGGGCTCGATCATTGGCGGATTGTACGCCATTGGCCATACGCCAGAAGATCTATCGCAAATCGCCACGACCACAGAATGGGACTTCGTGACCAACCCTAGGCCAGAGAGAAAGTACCTCGCTCCTTACGAAAAGAATTCAGACGAACGCTATGTTCTCACTTTGGACGTCACTGAAGAAGGTCTACAAATACCAGGCGGTTTAAACCCTGGTGAACGAATCCTCAACATTCTCTCTAGGGAAACCATTGGATACCACGACCCGCTGGACTTCCGCAAAGACCTCCCTATTCCCTTTGTCTGCGTAGCTACGGAACTCAACACCGGACGGGAAAAGGTGATGTACGAGGGCATACTTCCTCTGTGCTTGCGCTCAAGCATGAGTATTCCCTCTCTCTTTAGTCCGTTCTATTATGACGATACCTACTTAATTGATGGAGGAACCGTCAACAACTTCCCCGCAGATCACCTGAGAGAATTAGGGGTTGACATCCTCATTGGCGTGGATGTTCAAACCACTTTCAAAGACTCCATTGCCGATCCTACCTTCTTAAAGGTTTTAGAGAAGACCGGGATGTACATGAACGCTTTCACCACCAAAGAGCGGGAGTCACTGTGCGATCTTATCCTAAACCCTGACATGAATGATTTCGGGGTCACCACCTTCGATAAAGCCGCTGAAATCATAGAATCCGGACGAAGGGTTGCAAGAGCCAATATGGACGAGTTGCTTCGCATTCGTGAGCTGTTGGGCGGACCACAGCCAAGGACTGTTCGCAGAAGGCTCCCCCCCAATAGAATTCGAATTGATGAAATTCGAGTAAAGGGCTTGGCTAACGCCTCGAGAAGAAATGTGATTGGTAACCTCGGGTTCAGCGAAGGTGATACGGTATCCTTTGACGATATCGAACAAGGCATGCTCAAAATCCATGGAACCAATCAATTCAGCTTGGCCAATTACCTCACCTATCCCTTCAATGGGAAAACGGTACTAGAAGTTCGAGTATTAGAGAAACCCTCCGGAGTAAAAGCTCGTGTAGGTATCAGATATGACAGTGATTTTGAAAGCGCCGCCCTGCTCAACCTAACCAGTAGAAACGAAATTTTCACCGGTTCCTACATGTCACTCGATCTTGGCATTAGTGCCAATCCACGCGCCAACATCGTGGTGATGAAAGACAATGGTGTACTACCCGGACTAGGGGGTGACTTCAGGTATTGGAATTATCAGAGTGACTTCCACTATGGAGGCGTAAATTTTGGCGAAATGCGCACCGAAGATATCCGAGCGCGACTCTTTCTCACCTCTTCTATCGCCAAATCTACCGCCATCAAACTCGGCGTAGCGTATCACAACACTTCCCAATACAGTGATGGTGCCTTTATTCAATCAATTTTTGGTGAAGTGCGACTCCGATCTGAAAACGTGGAGCTCTTCCTCAACTCTGAAATTGATATTCGAAATCGGAACACCTATGCAACCAAAGGGATATTGATGGAGTTGAACGTCATGTTCATCGGTTCCTTGAATGAGCTATACGGTGGACTTCCGTTTTCTACAGACATCAACTTTGAGAGCAACATTCCCCTTTCAAAAGACTGGACCTTTCGATCCAATTTGTACGGTTTGGTTAATATAGGTTCGTCTGAAATCACACCTCCTTACATCGTCAACTATGGAGGCGTTGGTAAAAATTACATCAACAACAATGTACCTCTTTACGGCTACTCCTTTGCCTATGGTAATTTTGGCTACGCCACCTCTACGTTTGATCCCGTATATGGGCTAAACTCGGCTATGGTAGGATTCGAGCTACAGTACGAGATTTTCAAAAACAACTTTGTTCTAGGAGGAATAAATGGAGCGGCAATTATTGACGACATCTATACACCGTTTGACAAGCAATCATCGTTGTTGCTTACGGGTTTTAAGTTTGAATATGGCATCAACACCTTCATTGGCCCTATCTCAGCTATCCTTCACAAATCTTTTGAATCTTCTGGAATGATGGCGTATCTGAACATAGGATATTGGTTCTAA